The sequence AAGCTTTGTTTCTAAGCTCTGTTTCAACCTTTCATCTCAACTTTTCTGTCCAGGCACCCGTCGTTACCATGAGTCACTTCACATCTTGCTTGGCAAATAAGATAAGCAAATCATCCGGTAATTGACAAGCCAAACACGGCAGCAATAACGACCTGGTATTTTCCAAGCTCGTCAAAGACAAGAGATCGCAGCCACTCACCAGGCAGACGAACCCTGGAAGCTCATCAGCGGTGGGCTGTGGCTGTCTCTCTGCAGCGTGTGTACGGCCTGGGGGGCTTGCGGCAGGGGACCCGGGGGAGGCTGGGACTGCAGGGCCGGCTGCCCTGGCCGGGGTGCCCGGGCAGGGTTCCCCCACCGCCTGGGGTCCCGTTTCATCCACCGTCCATGGAAGCCCCACCGTGCCAGGTAAACCTTGCAAATGTCGTAGTTCATTGCCGAGTAGTACAAAAGATCCAGGACCAGCAGGATCAACACGAAGAAGCCATAGATCCACACTCCCAACAAGGCGGTGTAGTTGCTGCGGGAAAACAGAGAGAGGCTGAGAGAGGCCGGGACAGCAACGCCGCCGGGGCTGGAGTTAATCAGGGGGGTTGATTGGAAAACGTGGCACAGAGGCTACTTTGGGGTTTCAGAGAAGAAGGTGAACCCCTCTGGGGGGCAGGGGATCTtagcccccccctccccgccctgtttGCCCCCTCCCAGATGCCTGCAATCCACAGCCCTCGGCCTGTCCCTCGAGCATCCCCTCCAAGGCCCCCAGTCCTTGGGCTGGGAGCCCAGGGGGCCTCATACTGTTAGGCCCTCTGGAAGAGATTTCCGCTGGGCATCTGGGGCTCTTGCGTTGTGGTGGCCCTTACTTGCACCTTCCTGCCCCCCCCACAACGACATGGGCGCTACGCCCGGACCTGCCAGCGGTCCTCCGCGGGTACCTCCCGCTCGCCCACCCTCCTGGCCTTGGCCTATGCTGCTCCCGTCACCTGGGAGGCTCTCTTGCAGCCCTCAtcatctcctcccctcccccgccggcTCCTCCCCATCTTTCTGGACCCAGGGCAAAGGCAGGAAGTCTGTCGTCTGAGGACAAACTGACCCAAGTTCCCGCCCCTCCGCATCCACACTGGGCCGCCTCACACCCCCGAGTTCCGCGTGGGACTCAGCCAGGGCGTCTCCCACCTGGGGCCGGCTCCATTTCCAGCCTGCTCCATCGCACTCCCTCTCTCGGAAGCCCAGGCATCAGGGCATCAGCTCAgctgccctccccacaccccacgaACCAGACACCGGTGCATCTGTTCCACCAGCCACGTGCCTTTCACACCCACCCTCAGGCCGCTCCCCGGCGGTGCTCTCCACCAGGCACCCCCAGACTGCACGGCTGGGGGGTCTCAGGGCCCCCTGACACCGGTCCTCTTATTCCTTCACCCAACGTTTCCACTCTGAGGGCCAGTCTGCCCTCCAGAAGCAGAGATGATGGGGTTGGTTTCGAGCTGCAAATGCCCCTTAGCGGAGGGAAGCTGGCTGCCCCCTGAGGAGCTTACTGGGAcactgggcctttgcacaggctgcgCCTACTGCCCGGCCACCGCtttgtgtccccccacccccttccttcctccccagcctGACTCCCACTCTGCCTCTTGGCAAGTGCTGGGCCCTTCCTCTGGCCTGAGGGCCCCTCAAaccgcacccccccacacacccggGGCCATGCTGCCAGGGTCCGGGTATATCCTCCCGCCCAGGCCAGGGTCTGAGTCTCTCCCGGGTGCCCGGGGAGGGCCGTTTCCTGGCCTCACCACTGCAGCTGGACCAGCTGAGCTCCACACGGTGCTCTCCCCGGACTGCGGCTGTTTAAGGGACTGATTTATTAGTCACGTAAATGCCGGATGCTGGCATCTGTTCAGGTGGGAGTGAGCTGGCGGGTGGCAAAGACGAGGCAAAGCCAGTGTCCAGCCTTGCTGGCCCCTGGAGGAGACCCGCCCGGGGGGGGACCCTCCCTGTTTCTCAGCAGACAGGCTCCTTGGTGTCCTGGGTCCCCTCAAAAGGTCCCTGCCCGGAACGCCTTCCTTCCCCACACTGGCCGGGGGCTCCTCGAGGGGAGGTTCTGTGTGTCCCGCGAGCAGGCACGTACTGGCAGGTGCTTAGGACTTAGCATCTGCTTGAGGAATGAGTAACCCAACAATTCCGCATCACAGCATCTTGTATCCCTCTGCGGCTTCATCTCCAGCCACCACCTCCATGAGGCCCGCGGCCGTCCCAGGGGCTTGTTCTTGCTAAGGTGTGAATGACTGCCTGCCAGGCCCACCCCCACAGCCCCCTGAGCTGCCTCATTTCAAGGGCAAGCTAGCTTCACTTGGAGATATCCAGGTGTGAATGCCTGCCAGGGAACAGAGGCCAGCAGCCCTATCTGGCATGCCGAGGCGGGAGTCCACGTGGACAGGGGAGGAGGGCCTGGCTTCGGCCCCTGgcacccctgctttccccagcACCCCCTCTCCAACCTCCTCTGTTGCCCCCACAGAGTTGCTCTAAGCATCAGGCTTTTCCTTGATGGTTCCCATGGCGGCAGCTGCGGGTGCTGAGGGagcgggtggggagggagaggcaggggcagCTGTTTGCAGATGCTGCCACACTGAGAGAGGGAGTCCACGACGCCAGCTGGGGGTGGGAGCTGGACACGGCTGGGCCTAAACCATCAGGACTAAGAAATCATAACAGCAACCAAAGCAGCAGCCGGTGGGcattgttctaaatgctttacacatCTTAGCTCATGACAGCTTTACTGCTATCATCCCCATCCCAgagatggaaactgaggctcagaggaattCAGAGACTGTCTAAGAGCTCACAGCCcttaagtggcagaaccaggatttgaacccagcaatCCAGCTCCACAGCACACATTCCTAACCGCTGCACAATACTGCCTACGGCAGGCGCCACCCATGTTTTCTGGGCAGACAAGCCGCCTCCAGGCTTTTGCCTGTGCTGCTCCCTTGCCTGGAACTTGCTCCCTACCTCCTGTGCAGGCAGCTGGCCCTGAGCCCGTGTCTGAGCGCAgctatcacctcctccaggaagccttccctgacgtCCTGTGTTAAGTCCAATCCCTCCCCTGGGCTCCCAAAGCCACCGGGCTTCCCAGAACACATTGTGTTGTCTTTGCTGTCTTGTAGGACTGTCTGCACCTCGAGATCAGAGCTCCTTGGGGCCAGGGTCACAGTTCAATGCTCGGCCTGGGGCTGCTGTCAATGTTCCTTAAGCTAATATATATTGAGTGCTAATAGCGAGCTGGTGTCAGTGGCAGCCTTGATAGTAATAACTTCTTCACTAGACTTTACCTTCTCTATGCATATTCTCGAGTAGTTAACAGTGATACTAGCAATCCCAGCGTGCCCGTGCCTTGTGTTTCTGAATCTTTGCAACAATACTGTGAGTTAGGAGTCAGTATccctaatttacagatgaggaaacggggcCCAGAGAGGCCAAGTCAGTGGCCAGAGGCTACACAGCTGGGGAGTGGCCGCACTGGGATATACACGCAGGTCGATCTGACCTCAGAGTGTGCTGAATTTTGCGGAAATCCCAAGGTCAAGTCTAAGCTAGATGTCCAGGCAGGAATTCCCCACATCTGCTTGGCCCACCCGTCCTGCCTCATCCTCTACCAGGAACTGCGGACAGGTCCCAACCTCCCCAGCAATAGCACCCTGCCTCTCAGCGTGTCATCACCTTGGCGTGCACGGGCACTGCTGAGCCTGCAGGCCTCTGCAGCCAGCTTTTGCTCTAACTGGTATGGGGTTTGGGAGGTGGTGGCACCCTCCATGATCTCACCGCCACGGTCTCaccacaccccgcccccccccccagctcagAGAAGGGAGGGGCACACCCGCGGGAGGTGCCGCCTTTGCCGACTCCCTCTACCCTGCGAGGGAGGCCACCCTGGAGGTGGCAGCTGGCTGGGAGGCCTGGGCCACGGACGCCGTCCCC is a genomic window of Kogia breviceps isolate mKogBre1 chromosome 12, mKogBre1 haplotype 1, whole genome shotgun sequence containing:
- the SHISAL1 gene encoding protein shisa-like-1 isoform X1; protein product: MTSGGQQPWNALAVLSLLISAVLSAHFRVCEPYTDHRGRYHFGFHCPRLSDNKTFILCCHHNNTVFKYCCNETEFQAVMQANLTTGSEGYMHNNYTALLGVWIYGFFVLILLVLDLLYYSAMNYDICKVYLARWGFHGRWMKRDPRRWGNPARAPRPGQPALQSQPPPGPLPQAPQAVHTLQRDSHSPPLMSFQGSSAW
- the SHISAL1 gene encoding protein shisa-like-1 isoform X2, which produces MTSGGQQPWNALAVLSLLISAVLSAHFRVCEPYTDHRGRYHFGFHCPRLSDNKTFILCCHHNNTVFKYCCNETEFQAVMQANLTTGSEGYMHNNYTALLGVWIYGFFVLILLVLDLLYYSAMNYDICKVYLARWGFHGRWMKRDPRRWGNPARAPRPGQPALQSQPPPGPLPQAPQAVHTLQRDSHSPPLMSFQGSSA